A single Harpia harpyja isolate bHarHar1 chromosome 6, bHarHar1 primary haplotype, whole genome shotgun sequence DNA region contains:
- the AMN1 gene encoding protein AMN1 homolog isoform X1, producing the protein MRNDQLILALLADAVFKASMLRCLQCLTKNLSRYAADIKSLPPNIKDKLITLMSRQGQITDSNISEVLHPAVESLDLRDCDISDNALLQLYNCKQLKKINLNSCKENRLGITSEGVIALALSCPYLCEASFKRCCDITDSGVLALALNCQFLQIVNLGSCSGIMDASLQALGENCKFLHSVDFSSTRVTDDGVVALVSGTCSKNLKEIHMERCVNLTDVAVEAVLTCCPKIHIFLFHGCPLVTDRSRDVLEQLVISNKIKQVTWTVY; encoded by the exons ATGAGAAATGACCAACTTATACTTGCACTCCTAGCTGATGCAGTTTTTAAGGCCAGCATGCTGAG ATGCCTTCAGTGTTTGACAAAGAACCTTTCCAGATATGCTGCAGATATTAAGTCATTGCCACCCAACATAAAGGATAAACTGATTACATTAATGAGTAGGCAAGGGCAAATAACTGATTCAAATATCAGTGAG GTATTGCACCCCGCTGTAGAGTCTCTAGATCTTCGAGACTGTGATATTTCAGATAATGCATTATTGCAGCTTTATAactgcaagcaactgaaaaaaatcaacctaaattcttgcaaagaaaacagattgGGAATCACTTCAGAAG GTGTCATAGCACTGGCCTTGTCCTGTCCTTACTTGTGTGAAGCGTCTTTTAAAAGGTGCTGCGATATAACTGACAGTGGAGTTCTTGCTCTTGCGCTCAACTGCCAGTTCCTACAAATAGTGAACTTGGGCAGCTGTTCAGGCATCATGGATGCATCTCTGCAGGCACTAGGAGAAAACTGCAAATTTCTTCACAGTGTGGACTTTTCATCTACTCGG GTAACAGATGATGGCGTTGTAGCACTAGTGAGTGGAACATGTTCAAAGAATTTAAAG GAGATCCACATGGAACGCTGTGTGAATCTGACTGATGTTGCTGTGGAAGCAGTCCTTACTTGTTGTCCAAAgatacacatttttctgttccaTGGATGCCCATTGGTAACAG ATCGTTCCCGAGATGTTTTAGAGCAGCTAGTCATATCAAACAAAATCAAGCAAGTAACATGGACTGTTTACTGA
- the AMN1 gene encoding protein AMN1 homolog isoform X4 has protein sequence MSRQGQITDSNISEVLHPAVESLDLRDCDISDNALLQLYNCKQLKKINLNSCKENRLGITSEGVIALALSCPYLCEASFKRCCDITDSGVLALALNCQFLQIVNLGSCSGIMDASLQALGENCKFLHSVDFSSTRVTDDGVVALVSGTCSKNLKEIHMERCVNLTDVAVEAVLTCCPKIHIFLFHGCPLVTDRSRDVLEQLVISNKIKQVTWTVY, from the exons ATGAGTAGGCAAGGGCAAATAACTGATTCAAATATCAGTGAG GTATTGCACCCCGCTGTAGAGTCTCTAGATCTTCGAGACTGTGATATTTCAGATAATGCATTATTGCAGCTTTATAactgcaagcaactgaaaaaaatcaacctaaattcttgcaaagaaaacagattgGGAATCACTTCAGAAG GTGTCATAGCACTGGCCTTGTCCTGTCCTTACTTGTGTGAAGCGTCTTTTAAAAGGTGCTGCGATATAACTGACAGTGGAGTTCTTGCTCTTGCGCTCAACTGCCAGTTCCTACAAATAGTGAACTTGGGCAGCTGTTCAGGCATCATGGATGCATCTCTGCAGGCACTAGGAGAAAACTGCAAATTTCTTCACAGTGTGGACTTTTCATCTACTCGG GTAACAGATGATGGCGTTGTAGCACTAGTGAGTGGAACATGTTCAAAGAATTTAAAG GAGATCCACATGGAACGCTGTGTGAATCTGACTGATGTTGCTGTGGAAGCAGTCCTTACTTGTTGTCCAAAgatacacatttttctgttccaTGGATGCCCATTGGTAACAG ATCGTTCCCGAGATGTTTTAGAGCAGCTAGTCATATCAAACAAAATCAAGCAAGTAACATGGACTGTTTACTGA
- the AMN1 gene encoding protein AMN1 homolog isoform X3: MYGLLCYSQSAKFIQQSLRCLQCLTKNLSRYAADIKSLPPNIKDKLITLMSRQGQITDSNISEVLHPAVESLDLRDCDISDNALLQLYNCKQLKKINLNSCKENRLGITSEGVIALALSCPYLCEASFKRCCDITDSGVLALALNCQFLQIVNLGSCSGIMDASLQALGENCKFLHSVDFSSTRVTDDGVVALVSGTCSKNLKEIHMERCVNLTDVAVEAVLTCCPKIHIFLFHGCPLVTDRSRDVLEQLVISNKIKQVTWTVY; the protein is encoded by the exons ATGTACGGGCTTCTCTGTTACAGTCAGTCAGCCAAGTTCATCCAGCAGTCACTGAG ATGCCTTCAGTGTTTGACAAAGAACCTTTCCAGATATGCTGCAGATATTAAGTCATTGCCACCCAACATAAAGGATAAACTGATTACATTAATGAGTAGGCAAGGGCAAATAACTGATTCAAATATCAGTGAG GTATTGCACCCCGCTGTAGAGTCTCTAGATCTTCGAGACTGTGATATTTCAGATAATGCATTATTGCAGCTTTATAactgcaagcaactgaaaaaaatcaacctaaattcttgcaaagaaaacagattgGGAATCACTTCAGAAG GTGTCATAGCACTGGCCTTGTCCTGTCCTTACTTGTGTGAAGCGTCTTTTAAAAGGTGCTGCGATATAACTGACAGTGGAGTTCTTGCTCTTGCGCTCAACTGCCAGTTCCTACAAATAGTGAACTTGGGCAGCTGTTCAGGCATCATGGATGCATCTCTGCAGGCACTAGGAGAAAACTGCAAATTTCTTCACAGTGTGGACTTTTCATCTACTCGG GTAACAGATGATGGCGTTGTAGCACTAGTGAGTGGAACATGTTCAAAGAATTTAAAG GAGATCCACATGGAACGCTGTGTGAATCTGACTGATGTTGCTGTGGAAGCAGTCCTTACTTGTTGTCCAAAgatacacatttttctgttccaTGGATGCCCATTGGTAACAG ATCGTTCCCGAGATGTTTTAGAGCAGCTAGTCATATCAAACAAAATCAAGCAAGTAACATGGACTGTTTACTGA
- the AMN1 gene encoding protein AMN1 homolog isoform X2, translated as MSRLSGGWDCAGEEVQLLLDLCLQCLTKNLSRYAADIKSLPPNIKDKLITLMSRQGQITDSNISEVLHPAVESLDLRDCDISDNALLQLYNCKQLKKINLNSCKENRLGITSEGVIALALSCPYLCEASFKRCCDITDSGVLALALNCQFLQIVNLGSCSGIMDASLQALGENCKFLHSVDFSSTRVTDDGVVALVSGTCSKNLKEIHMERCVNLTDVAVEAVLTCCPKIHIFLFHGCPLVTDRSRDVLEQLVISNKIKQVTWTVY; from the exons ATGAGCCGCCTGAGCGGCGGTTGGGACTGTGCCGGCGAGGAAGTCCAGCTCCTCCTGGACCT ATGCCTTCAGTGTTTGACAAAGAACCTTTCCAGATATGCTGCAGATATTAAGTCATTGCCACCCAACATAAAGGATAAACTGATTACATTAATGAGTAGGCAAGGGCAAATAACTGATTCAAATATCAGTGAG GTATTGCACCCCGCTGTAGAGTCTCTAGATCTTCGAGACTGTGATATTTCAGATAATGCATTATTGCAGCTTTATAactgcaagcaactgaaaaaaatcaacctaaattcttgcaaagaaaacagattgGGAATCACTTCAGAAG GTGTCATAGCACTGGCCTTGTCCTGTCCTTACTTGTGTGAAGCGTCTTTTAAAAGGTGCTGCGATATAACTGACAGTGGAGTTCTTGCTCTTGCGCTCAACTGCCAGTTCCTACAAATAGTGAACTTGGGCAGCTGTTCAGGCATCATGGATGCATCTCTGCAGGCACTAGGAGAAAACTGCAAATTTCTTCACAGTGTGGACTTTTCATCTACTCGG GTAACAGATGATGGCGTTGTAGCACTAGTGAGTGGAACATGTTCAAAGAATTTAAAG GAGATCCACATGGAACGCTGTGTGAATCTGACTGATGTTGCTGTGGAAGCAGTCCTTACTTGTTGTCCAAAgatacacatttttctgttccaTGGATGCCCATTGGTAACAG ATCGTTCCCGAGATGTTTTAGAGCAGCTAGTCATATCAAACAAAATCAAGCAAGTAACATGGACTGTTTACTGA
- the ETFBKMT gene encoding electron transfer flavoprotein beta subunit lysine methyltransferase has product MAFRSWKWLLLLGRQNTFAKAWRSRRGGPSLRWKRCCHWSASKSLDPEVRAFLEENTEVTSSGHLTPEIRLRLLTPRCRFWREKPDLWPYGDPFWAIYWPGGQALSRYILDNPRVVKGRSVLDLGSGCGATAIAAVMSGASQVLANDIDPIAGMAMILNCELNHLNPFPITIKNIINSEAGNWDLIVLGDMFYDEQLADGLHHWLRKCIRIQQTEVLIGDPGRHQFLSHSIHSQLHKVIEYSLPEYTRQENNGLTSSIVWSYQPSNSLENC; this is encoded by the exons ATGGCCTTCCGCAGCTGGAAGTGGCTCCTCCTCTTGGGCAGGCAGAACACCTTTGCCAAGGCTTGGAGGAGTAGGAGGGGAGGCCCCTCTCTGCGCTGGAAGCGCTGCTGCCATTGGAGCGCCAGCAAGTCTCTGGACCCCGAGGTGAGAGCGTTTTTGGAGGAGAACACGGAGGTCACCAGCAGCGGGCACCTCACGCCAGAGATACGACTGCGCCTCCTCACCCCTCGCTGCAGGTTCTGGAGGGAAAAACCTGACCTGTGGCCTTACGGGGACCCGTTCTGGGCAATTTACTGGCCAGGAGGCCAAGCCCTCTCCAG gtatATTTTAGATAATCCACGGGTTGTTAAAGGACGATCGGTTTTGGATCTTGGAAGTGGATGTGGAGCAACAGCAATAGCTGCTGTGATGAGTGGTGCATCACAAGTCCTTGCTAATGACATTGACCCTA TTGCAGGAATGGCAATGATCTTGAACTGTGAACTGAACCACCTGAACCCCTTCCCCATCACCATTAAGAACATCATTAATTCAGAGGCTGGCAACTGGGACCTGATTGTTCTAGGAGATATGTTTTATGATGAACAACTTGCTGATGGTCTGCATCACTGGCTGAGGAAATGCATCAGGATACAGCAAACTGAAGTGCTGATTGGTGACCCTGGCAGGCATCAGTTTTTAAGCCACAGCATTCACAGTCAATTGCACAAAGTTATAGAATATTCACTTCCAGAGTATACTAGACAAGAAAACAATGGATTAACATCAAGTATCGTCTGGAGTTACCAGCCCTCAAATAGCTTAGAAAACTGTTGA